ATAGTTAATTGGTTTATTTATAACATAGGTAGTTAAAGGGTGTTAGGGTTTCACGTTAAGCCAAAAGAAAGTAAGAATATCCACTTCATTGCCAGAGCCAGAGGTCCATCTGTATTACAGAACAATTATAACAAATTTCACTAACCCGGCTCAGTGAGGACCAACAAAAAGACAGAGCCCTGAGGTTTCAATACGAGCTTAATATGTTACCATGGTCTTCGGTTACCACCACTTCAATCACTgcacaaaagggaaaaaatactGAAAAAGTTAGCTGGTCAGGAAATCTCCGAATAGCCTGATACAGCAAGAAATGAAAGCAGGATGAGTATATTAACTTCCAATGCTCAAGAACGTATATCGGTAAAAGCCATATATTTTCTCATGTGGGCAGAATACCATACgatctgatatgaacccgtaggaatgaattcccttgaacccacaatcaatttgaaaactccccaagaaagccaaaaatcaagtcaaggatggagaatctagacccgatgagaacccgtttcaagaacctagattatattaaaatctagacccgttgaagaacccgtctcaagaacccagattacaagggaggaacgccacaaaggttgtgatttacctttgataagttcaagagttcaatcaagaacaagaggagaaaactcaactcacaaataaaattcaatattgtctaactctcaaatgaggctacaaagtgtttttaaagccaaacctaatcaaaaccctagccaaaataatgccccttttacccacaattacccttgatgaacagtatcggctacagtacgcgcggctacagtaaccccaacagtaaattgatgaaaccctagttcctaaaatgtaattttccaaataagcccttggccaaaatacaaggccttcccaaaaacatagttcaaaagaaataagacatgtgagccaagcatcttcaagcccacttattctaaactaataaaataaatcatttaaccaaattggaagcctccaataacaataggccgtatctttaagtcatgtcttccacagcttgaataaagtggatcaaaactggttcttcttctttcagacccatcttcagtgttgggctcttgctggcttcatcccaggtggattgcaccaatccttgcattgcttccttgatcttcttggcccttgatcttgtaattggcccatctggaacttgcaaatgatctttaagagtaggcccaccttggttcctatcattccccctctcctcaaaaggattcgacctcgaatcttcacctacatcaaaaggagaaagatcagaaacattgaaagttgcagaaactttatactcacctggaagatccactttatatgcattgtcattaattttctcaagaatttggtaaggtccatctcctcgaggatgcaacttagtccttctatgggttgggaatctttctttgcgcatgtgaacccaaacccaatctcctggttcaaagatgacacgccttcgtcctttattggcttgggaagcaaccctttcattcttttgggcaatttgaagccataccctctcatgaagtgacttcaccaactccgccttcttttgtccatccaaactactcctgtcatcaacaggtaaaggcatcaaatccaaaggagtaagtggattaaatccataaacaatttcaaaaggagagtatgaagtagtagtatgcatcgtcctattatatgcaaactctataaatgacaaacaatccttcaaagtttttaaattcttatgaacaacagtgcgtaaaagctgagttaaagtcctattaactacttcagtctgaccatcagtctgtggatgacaagtagtggaaaataagagcttagtacccaatttcccccacaacaccttccaaaagtagctaaggaatttaacatccctatcagaaacaatactactaggtacaccatggagtcgcactatctccttgaaaaacaagtcagctatatttgttgcatcatctgttttatggcatggaatgaaatgtgccatcttactgaatctatccacaacaacaaaaatagaatctctaccccttttggtcctaggcagccccaaaacaaagttccatagatatgtctacccatggctcactaggaacgggtaagggtgtatacaacccatgtggcaaaaccttagatttggcctttctacatgtaatgcaccttccacaaatacggttaacatctctcttcatcttaggccaaaagaaatgttcatgcaaaatgtctaaagttttcttaacaccaaagtgtcccattaatcccccaccatgtgcctcacgcaccaataactcacgcatagaacaatttggcagacaaagtttgctttctttaaacaaataaccatcatgcttgtaaaacttaccaaatgccgccttatcacatgccacatacacatttgaaaaatcagcatcatcggcatacatgtctttcacgtattcaaacccaagcattttggcactcatagaagtaagaagtacatacctccgggatagagcatcagcaacaatgttctccttaccttgcttgtaacggatgacatagggaaatgtctcaatgtattccatccatctagcatgccttttattcaacttaccttgacccttgagatgcttcaatgattcgtGATCGGTATGGATCACAAATTCtcttggccataggtagtgctgccaagtctctaatgcacgaacaagagcataaagctctttatcataagtagggtacttcagggatgccccacttaacttttcactgaagaaggctatgggccgcctatcctgcatcaaaacggctccaatccctattcctgaggcatcacattcaatctcaaaagctttgttaaaatcagataatgctaacacaggtgcagagcacaacctttctttaatagtggcaaaagcattctcttgattagccccccaatgaaacccaacattctttttaattacctcagtgagtggtgcagcaatagtgctgaagtctttaacaaaacgccgataaaagctagctaacccatgaaagcttcttacctcagtgatgctttttggcgttggccacttcttgatggccttgactttctcttcatccacctcaataccctttgtactaacaacgtaaccaagaaaaacaactttttccatgcaaaaggcacatttcttgaaattagcatacaacttttcacatctcaacacatcaaacacatatctcaaatgctcaatatgttcatttaagttcttgctgtacactaagatatcatcaaagtacacaaccacaaacttgcctatgaatgcacgtaggacatggttcattaatctcatgaaagtactgggcgcatttgtaagtccaaatggcataaccaaccattcataaagctcatacttagtcttaaaagcagttttccattcatcacctctttcattctaatttgatggtacccacttttaagatcaattttactgaaaatacatgagccatgcaattcatcaagcatatcatccaatctaggaatgggatggcgatactttaccgtgatattgttgaccgccctgcaatcaatgcacatcctccacgtcccatccttctttggcactagtagcactggtactgcacaagggctcatgctctccctcacgtaccccttgctcatcaaatcctcaacttgcctctgaagctcctttgtctcctctggattactcctataggctggtcggtttggaatagcagccccgggcacaaaatcaatctggtgctcaatgcctcgaatgggtggcaactcatttggcatctcctccgggaatacatcctcaaactcctgcaacaaagaaatagccaaactaggaagagactgattagtttcatcaagagtaagataagactctttatagacaagaaaaatcatagggcgatctgcgaagaaagccctcttaacctcactctctcttgcatagaaactcacttttgcctttccttttctctcagaagactctctttcttttttctctcgtggctccactcttttttctttactctcagccacctctctactttctttttcactctttctttcatgctcatattcactcttactctttcttttttgctcaatctctttttcactcttccttttttgatcactctcattttcactctttctcttctgatcactctcattttcactctttcttttttgagcaacctcacttttcaatttcagttggtcctcatagacctggcttggagttaaaggagcaagtttaattgttttgccctccttttcaaagctgtacatgttcttgaacccatcatgtgtcactctcctatcatactgccacggcctccccaacaaaatatggcccgcatgcataggcacaacatcacaaagcacctcatcttgatacttcccaatagaaaaagtaactaacacttgtttatccaccctaacctctccacaatcattcaaccactgcaatttgtatggtctagagtgttttaaggttggtaaattcaatttctcaaccaaagtagtgctagccacattagtacaactccctccatcaatgatcatactacataccttattgttgacatggcatctagtatggaaaatgttctctctctgttgctctgcatcatccaccttaatgtgtgcattaagagcacgcctggcaacaagagactcacctgtcacagggtataccactccatcatcatcactagcatcatccaactcgggcacctcatcactatcatcctcactctcagtcatcacctccccattgtcatGCATAATtatcaccctcctatttggacattgagaagcaatgtgccctgaacccaaacacttaaaacatttgatatctctattccgtgaaggttgggattctaccttgggtttgttgctagttccctcatcttttcccttaggtggttcggtctttctctttacttcagctggatcattcctatcccattttgatttccaagtagtgctagaaaccgtagtgtaccttgctgtcccttttctctttaattgcctctccaccttcatagccatgtgcaccatgtcctctatctccacataatgctgcaattcaattacattggctatgtccctattcaacccactcaaaaatctagccatggtggcctctcggtcctcctctacattagcccgaatcatcgccacctccatctccttatggtaatcctccacactcctagacccctgtgtaagattttgtaatttctggaaaaggtctctatagtaatggctaggaacaaatctccgcctcatgagagctttcaactctccccatgtctctataggcctctcataattccttctcctattggtcactaattgatcccaccaaataatagcataatcagtgaactcaattaccgccaacttcactttcttctccttagagtaattatggcaatcaaacaccaactctatttttttctcccactctagataaacctcagggtcagttctaccttggaaagatggtattttcattttgatgctaccaaggtctctatctacaccatcccgaccccttagattcccctcaagtcctctttcatgcctaactcctctatttctacccgacccaacgtcagatgctaaatcttcctcttcctcaccatctccttcattctcatactgattttcaactctatgctcacgtcgcctcctatccctcctaccttgtagatttctaatcgctgcttcttgatgatccatcctatccctcacttcacccaacaccaagttcaaccgctcaaactgttgttgcatggcttgcagcacaaaggatgagttatctgctctcccccttggtgatgcgctactccgatgagacattatcaggcgcTGCACAagagaatgttagtggcaaaaaaaaaaaaaaacctcacacactccctcacgtgtttacactcgaataacgacactccactcgtgtttcactcctaattggcttttttcgataatagtctcacactctctttgccttttacctcaagagttttcccactcaagttctttaagaactaattgactcaatcaagacaaagcaaccttgttttatcccaactagtaattagatccaagaaacaagaacaagagaaacacgaaaggaatggagaaaaaaaaaatggcacgtgaatcaaggaaattatacgaatgaaacagtaacaataagacaagataccaactagaatcaccccctttgatgataaggctcaagaaattttttttcacgattttttcttttcttttcctttcaccaactaatttgatcacaatttgatcacaatcaagaataagcagttgagaaaaaccctaacaataactcaaaaacccttgggcaagtgatatacggcagcccctagaacaagagatttcagccaacacaaaccctagaacaatgaatttcagcaacccctgaagaaatctgctaaccaccactatttttttttttgtaatcaatcctagaacaatgacgccctagaattaaatatgcaagaaataaaagatagaataagacctgattggaaaccttgctctgaataccaaatgatatgaacccgtgggaatgaattcccttgaacccacaatcaatttgaaaactccccaagaaagccaaaaatcaagtcaaggatggagaatctagacccgatgagaacccgtttcaagaacctagattatattaaaatctagacccgttgaagaacccgtctcaagaacccagattacaagggaggaacgccacaaaggttgtgatttacctttgataagttcaagagttcaatcaagaacaagaggagaaaactcaactcacaaataaaattcaatattgtctaactctcaaatgaggctacaaagtgtttttaaagccaaacctaatcaaaaccctaaccaaaataatgccccttttacccaaaattacccttgatgaacagtaccggctacagtacgcgcggctacagtaaccccaacagtaaattgatgaaaccctagttcctaaaatgtaattttccaaataagccattggccaaaatacaaggccttcccaaaaacatagttcaaaagaaataagacatgtgagccaagcatcttcaagcccacttattctaaactaataaaataaatcatttaaccaaattggaagcctccaataacaataggccgtatctttaagtcatgtcttccacagcttgaataaagtggatcaaaactggttcttcttctttcagacccatcttcagtgttgggctcttgctggcttcatcccaggtggattgcaccaatccttgcattgcttccttgatcttcttggcccttgatcttgtaattggcccatctggaacttgcaaaggatctttaagagtaggcccaccttagTTCCTATCACGATCAATTAATCTTGACCCTAACTCAACACAGGCCTCAAAGTACTGCAAACAATACTTGTGTTTCTAGTGATAGTCTAAAATATCCCATTGTTCTTTCCATGCCAAATGGCATGCACTGCTGCTGTTAACATAAATATTTCCCCTTACAAGTACTATTAACTGTCTGCTACACAATTTCTTCCCAACATCTGGAAACCCAAGGTAAAGGGTGTGGGAGGTGGGGATGCCAGGGTCTAATTCTCTGAGGCCATGGAAAGAATACCCGAAACCTAACCTGAAAGTTCACCTATCAATACCATGTTAACTTCATTACAAGTAGGGTCAAGGTGTAAGTGATCCACATCTATAAGTTTAGATTCATGCTTTTCACATGACCAAACAAGCAGGAAGATATTtcagggagagagggagaaatccGTGGGAGGGGGGGCTTTGGTTAATTCAAGGCAGGGTTCATCCTGGTTTCAGTATCAAATTACTGCAGCAGTATTTATGTGATTGCTAAAaaactctcatttttttttataagtattgcTAAAAAACTCTCATATAAACAAAATCTACAATATTACCAGTTTACCGTCCTAATTTACTCCTGAATCTTGCCCATAACTTTATTTTTCCACTCCTGCCCAAGCCAACCAACCTTGAAGGCAGAGATGCAATGTTTGACTTCCCAGAGAGTTCCACCAACCCAAGATCTTGCTAGTCAGATGGCTTCCATTTGCTGCTCCAGTACAGCAATCTAATAGCATACACATAAGGCTATGGGTTTTTAGTTTTGTAGAGTCGCCTAAAACCAAATAATTTATACCAAGTAAATGTGAAAACAATGGTCAATATTCTTGGTTTCTTACCCATATATTCTATTATATGAGTCTTCACTTATTGCTTGTCTGAAAAACAGTCCTCATGTAGATGCTCAAGAAAAACAGCCAATCAGGGAAAGTTGCCTTTTGTTGAGGACTtgctagatatttgaaaggataCTGTATAAATTGGATTTCACTGCTTTTAAAGATGGGGGGAAATAATAGATCTTCAAAGCTATCTGAAATGCTCACATATGTCCTCTTTTGCCTAAAGCCTAAAGCTCTTTATCTCTCTAACAAACGACGCATTTACTTGTGTTTCTAAGCCATATATTTTCTAGTGAGGGCAGAATACCATGTGAAAGGGCATTTTATCTATTAGGATGCTACACCAGTGATTCATCAATTCAACCTGGATCCATTGGAATCACTGAGATTCAAATGAAACAAGATACATCCATATGGAATGAATTTAAactgattacctataaaaataaaaataaataaaaaaatcaactgatcaaattaaaatcacaaaaatcgTCAGCACTAAACCTGCAAGATTGCGAAGATAAATTGAAGCTCAAAAGTCAGATATTGCTTCACTTCTTCATCTCGAAGGAGGCCGGCGGcctctcttcctcatcctccGTTTCCTTTGTAGCTTCTTGCTTCGAAGCCTAATCTTCTTCGACAGTTTCATTTTCATCTTGTGCTCCAGCTTCCGCTGGAGCTTTGGATCCGCTGGAATTTTGTCAAATGCCAGATCCACTTGGTCATCACTTTCTGACTGGGACCCACCACCATCAGCAACTTCCAAAGACACATAGGCAATAATTCCGGCCCTTTTGTTGGTCACAGTGGGGGCACAAATGCAAACTCCATCGAAAGCATGCCGATCAATGGGATTCATAAGAAACCTATAAGctaaaaagaagaacaagattCAGTCAAAGTACGAGTAATAAAGAGGGGAAAAAACAagagtgtttaaaaaaaaaaccctagtgTATGATGCTGTAGTCTCctaaaaaattagaagaaacaagaactttaataacaaataaaactttAGCACAAGGATCGGTGTTTCCACATTCCCTCCAAAGAAGATACATTGATATCCTGAGTAATTTGGCAGAAACTCATTTTCCCCGAAACTAGTAAAAGTTGCAACGTAAGATCAGTAATCGTTTCTCATATTTCGCACCACTAAAGGAAGCAATTTCCTTaaggaaaagagaaaggagagaCGGTCTTACTAGAAGTTGTGGCCAATGCCGATGATGATACACTTGACGATAATGAGAGCGACGACGACAAGGaaggtgaaaatgaaaaaatctgcACTGCCATTGTATCTCCTTCTTTGATTTTAGAGAGTTGCAGAAAATGACTATATTTAGAGCaaaggagagaagaaaatagaggaattcactttttgtgtatttttgtgTCAAAGTCTTCGAGAGATGACAACCGGGACGAGGAAAGCAAAGCTCGGGCCTTTGGCTTGGCGAAGAGAGAGAACGGGAAGAAGAAATGACAAAGGGAATCGTAGGAGTGAAgacttaggttgcgtttggatgttgaagtgagttgagttgagttgagttgagatgataaaatattattaaaatattattttttaatattattattattttaagatttgaaaaagttgaattgtttattatattttatgttagaatttgaaaaaattacaatgatgaattgagatgaattgagagatgtttagtaaccaaaTGAAGCCTTATCATTAGAAGAAACGACGTAGTTCAACAAGTATACAAACGAGGTCGTATTGTAAGCCTTAAAACTGCACATCATAGAGCATTCAATGCATCTTTAAAATTCGAAGAAATGTAGATAAAATTATCAACATTAACTTTATCAAAATGTAAAAGTTTGAACTTTGACctatagtgattttaagtaCATCTTCAAATTATATTGTTCAtcatcaaaagtaatattttattataaaaactaaaaccaacTATTTTCCAACATAAATAGTGTACAGTAATATAATagtttattctttaaataataaCCCAATTAAATTCATATAGGGTTAATACTATAGGGTTATAtctatagtaatttttatttgttataataatatagcataatattattagttaaaaaatcCAATGCTCCCATCTAATTCCAGGCTAGCAAAAATGTTCCCGATGCTATCTGGGATGCCTTccgtttaattttttattattaatcattgAGCTTTTTTTAgatagtgtaattgtaaaatatgaaaaaaaaattaaaaaaattattattaaaaaaataatattatattcttattttgatgaatctaatgacTAATCAaatgtggggttatggataTAGAGgttttgaaattatgaaaaatatatatttttcatcaaattttgaatatgacTTTGAcgaagccaatgccaatgctcttagcaGTAAGGCTGAGCACAGAGGCTAGGTTTGGATACCAAAACCATTtcaaccatctcatctcatctcatcattataattttcacaaatttttacataaaatacaataaacaattcaacatttttaaatctcaaaacaataataatattaaaaaaatattctaataatattttattcatttttcatctaaaatcatctcatctcatctcactatccaaactccACATCAATCAGAGTCGATATGCCCTGATACCGACTCCGATTATTGTAAACTCCACTCTAGCAAGTCGGAATTGAAATTAGAGCGAAGTCGGATCCACAACCACTTGACACCCAATCAAAGATCTGTGAACACAAGATTCACAACCACCCAATCACAGATCACAAACAACCAATCACAGATAACAACCAACAACCATGAACCGCCTAATCACCGAAATCA
This genomic interval from Juglans regia cultivar Chandler chromosome 3, Walnut 2.0, whole genome shotgun sequence contains the following:
- the LOC109014543 gene encoding 50S ribosomal protein 5 alpha, chloroplastic-like, which codes for MAVQIFSFSPSLSSSLSLSSSVSSSALATTSTYRFLMNPIDRHAFDGVCICAPTVTNKRAGIIAYVSLEVADGGGSQSESDDQVDLAFDKIPADPKLQRKLEHKMKMKLSKKIRLRSKKLQRKRRMRKRGRRPPSR